The following nucleotide sequence is from Coffea eugenioides isolate CCC68of chromosome 10, Ceug_1.0, whole genome shotgun sequence.
GGTTATGTTTGTCTAATTTTTCTTCACCTATAAATATGCATAGTTGAGATGGAAATATACTACTACTACAACTTATGTCTTGTGAGTTTAAGTTCACTATTTTTGATCTCATAGTTGGGCAAGAAAAAAGGTGTTTGTAGAGTTATAGTCTCCTAATAGTGCAGTTTAGAGAGAGTGCTAGCAAGTGTGGTTGGGTTATTATATCCTGGAGGTGACAAGTCGGAAATTCTGCTACACCGGAGTTGATTCTTCCGTAGAGGTTTGAATCACCTTAAAGAAAATGAGATATCCGTGCCTTAACCCTCCACATTTGTgcattaatatattattattttaactATCTTAttatagttaattttttttatcaaaacattgcaagaaagaaacaaagaaaaaacaagaaagagtTGCAGGGAAAAAATGGCAGGAATCATTCACAAGATTGAGAAGACCTTGGGCATGGGAGGCCACAAGGATGATCATGAAAAGCATAAGGAGGGTGAGAAACACCACCATGGAGAGGAGCACAAGAAGGAAGGCCATAGTGGTGAACACAAGGAAGGAGTGATTGACAAGATCAAGGACAAGATCCATGGTGAGGGAGGAGAACACCATGAACATAAGgatgagaagaagaagaaaaaggagaagaagaagcatGAGCATGAGCATGGCCATGAACATGGTCATAGTAGCAGCAGTGATAGCGATAGTGATTGAGATGTATGTGTGAATACATACATATATGATCATGTATatgtatacatacatatacataatCTGAAAAAATCTATCTTAGATTGTCTTTTAAAATAAGATATCATGTGGTAGTATGGTCGGTTCTGTGCTTTGTGACTTCTGGTTTGATGAAATAATTTTAATGTTAGTATtgttatgaaaaaaaattattattatagttttatttttttttggctaacccCGATCACGGGGAGGGACGCCACCCCCGATTAATATATAAATGAACTGAAAGGAACACCAAACGGTCCCTACACATCTATGTGATCCTAAACAATCTTTCTAACAGAAGGGAGCCCGCACCTATCTAGGCGTAAGGCTCCTCTAGCCGCCGGAGGTAACTCAGACGCTACCGTGTAAATAACCTCTCCCCCCTGAGCACACCCAACATTCGATAAGACATCAGCAACTTGATTCGCCTGACGAAAATAGTGTCCCACCCGAGAGATGTGCTCCTTAAACGCAAGCAACTGCTGTATCTCCTGGAAAACACTCCACGGGCAACTAGCCTTACCAAGCAGAATGTGGACTAACACGAGTGAATCTAATTCAATCTCCAAATTCCGGAGCCCCCGTTGAATGCACACCTTCACCCCAAAAAGCAGAGCACGAACTTCAGCCTGAACACTCGTAGCTTGACCAAGATGGCAAGAAAATGCTAAGATTAATCTACCCCCACTATCCCGAAGGACCCCTCCTCCCCCACTAACACCTGGGTTACCCTTGGAGCACCCATCG
It contains:
- the LOC113749965 gene encoding protein SRC1-like; protein product: MAGIIHKIEKTLGMGGHKDDHEKHKEGEKHHHGEEHKKEGHSGEHKEGVIDKIKDKIHGEGGEHHEHKDEKKKKKEKKKHEHEHGHEHGHSSSSDSDSD